The Nothobranchius furzeri strain GRZ-AD chromosome 17, NfurGRZ-RIMD1, whole genome shotgun sequence nucleotide sequence agggcatttaacctgtttagtagaacgttgtggtctacagtgtcaaaagctgcactgaggtcaagcaggaccatgacagagcatttccctgcatcagcagccattaggaggtcattatgcacccttactagagcagtctcagttgagtgctgcttcagaaagccagattggaaggggtcagagatctttgacttagaaaaccaggatctgagttgggtttcaacaaccttctcaagtactttgctgatgaaaggtagcttagaaatgggcctaaagttactggcggAGCTGGCGTCaaagttgggtttctttaagagaggagtcactactgcatttttaaagtaagatggaacgcaGCCttagctcagtgagctgttgaccatagtcaacagagatggactgatagcgccaagggacccgactaaaacagagggagttaagatatctgatgagcatgatgagagtttcatctgactgattattgaggctaagtcatttagtgtaattggggagaaggaggtgaaagactcggagcactgaggggcctcccctccttgggggggaggggggggggagctggtggaatgctggttctcagattcaacaccttgtttgcaaaaaggtggagaaaggtgttacagtcatcagctgaagatagccgagcctgctgcggaggagaagacacgatgctggagatggtatcaaacaagacCTTAGGATTGTTCTTATTttggcatatgaggttgctgaagaaagaagacctggcattttctacagcttcgttaTATGACtcaagaagttctttaaaatattcgcgatgaacaaccagacctgtcctcttccaccgttgttctgcttttctataggagcgtctaagttcaagaatctggttgttcagccagggtgagctggaggcactggaactgcggctggttttgtaaggggcgacctgatctagaatttcgaggcagtgatcattaaatgagttggtaaggagctctacgtcatcagaggaaggaggtacaaagtcaaagagggaggagaaatttaaaatggtagaactgttgataatacgtcgttgcttggcagagtctggtaaaagagattcagaatttaggttaatatgaaaagaaactgacttatggtcactgaacacaacatcatgtatctgcagcttatcaacaagaagtccgtaggaaaagaccagatccagggtgtggcctgctctgtgagtgggaccagacacgtgttgagagaagttaaaagagttcatcatgtttaggaactccctggtagagcagttagatagatcctcagcatggATGTTGAAGTCTCCAACAATGAtcatcctgtctagtttaatagttgaagataggagatcctgaaagtcagacaggaaagatgaagtagatccaggtgggcgatagaccagaattccatagaggactatctgcttcctcttcagcacatcctgagctccttcaaaggaatatcataccatctttatgcagatgacatccaactgtacatctcctttaagccccatgagatgtctaagctgcagctgttacacacctgcttagactctatcaaaacctggatggtgggagctttcttcagctgactgaagataagactgagatcctcatctgtgtcccagacaagctggttcccaaagtcagagactctcttggtcagcttgcttctcacaccaaaccttctgtcaggaatcttggtgtgacctttgacccagctctcaccctggattctcatgtcagttctcttcgctcttccttcttccatctcaggaacattgctaagctgagtcccattctgtcccgctctgaacttgagacagttctccactccttcatctcctcacgcttagactactgtaagtctcttttcacgtgtctgagcagaacctccctgaaccgtctacaggtgattcagaatgcctgtgctcggcttctgaccaagtcctccaaacacacccacatcaccccgcttctcctccagcttcactggctgccagtcaccttcagggttcatttcaagatcctggttctggtctatagggccttacatggacaagcaccatcttacactggtgatcttcttagtccctacacccccagcaggtccctgaggtccagagcTCATCTCTTGGATTGGTTTCAGGACCTCTGGCCACAGTTGGAGTTAGTTTGGTTGTTATAAACCTACTTTGATACTTACATGAAATTCCAACATACTTAATATAACTTAGTTCAGTGCTTTTAGCTTGGATCTAAGAGCTTTTAGCATTTACTTTCAGTAGGCCATTGATAAACTCTGAAGACTCAATTTAGAATAAATCCATTAGTTTAATCACTTCCACACACCGCCTCGAAGAGGTTTTCAAACTGACCAGGTAACTATAAACAAGTCTTTTCTGGTGTTCCGCCATCAGCAGTCTAAAGATGAGTTTTAAAGGTAATTTTAGCCCTGAAGTCCCGTTTACTTTAGCTTTTCTAAATGTCTAAATGACAACTTAAACTTCATTCATAAGAGCGGTTAACATGTAGTCAGGTAGAACGTCACTGTTCCTGGAGAAGATGACAGAAGGAGACTGTCGCAGAGAGCTGAGGACAATATACATTTTTATTTGTGCAGTGCATTTATCTTACATTCAGCTGACTATATCACCATAACAAAATAAAAAGGAACAATCTATACAATACTGCAAGTGCAACCTGCTTAGCAGTGATCTTTACCCTGAAGGAGGATGGAGGTTTATAAATATGAACACTTTACAAGGATCAGAGGATCTGAGTCCAGCGGAGCGCTCCTTCCTTCGCTGTAACATCTCAGCCGGATTTAAGCTGCTGAATGATGGCGCCAAATACACGGGCGAGAGTTAAAACAGACAGCTGGCACCAAGAAATCCACCATAAAGACACTAAATGTAATTTACAAGAAGTCAGACGTGTCAAAGCGTCTGTAGCCGTGGAGGTTCACAGGAAGTAAGGTGTTGTAGTTCGGGGAGGTATGACTCTTTCAGAGTCCGGCACCGCCCTGAAGAGCTTCGGCTCCCGTGTGCTAGCATCTTTAAAGACCATGATGGAGGCAATGTTGCCACAGCGGTAGCAGTAGTTAGGAGCCGACCACACCGTGACAAGCTTCTCATCGAACATGAACTTGTAGCCTTCGTGGACCAGCTGATGAGCCCGGCAGATCAGTTTCAGGTTGTTGATGTGAACAAActgcacagaaacacacaaaaggATCAGAACCAGGAGCTCATCGTGTTACCCACCGACTGGCTCTGCAAGAACCCAGTTCTGATCTGAGACAGCCAGAAGAATGTACTGATGTTGGGCTGTTCCTGTGGATCACATGATCAATGAGCAGAACCTCACACAGCCTTTTGATAACAGAATTATCTGAAGTGTTGCCGCTCTAGGCTGGAAGCTTGCTGGGTCTCAGGACCAGAACTCTGCAGTTCTGGAACTGGACCCAGCCACTGGTCTTACGTTGCTTACCAGTGTCTATGCACAGTGACAGGAATCAGAGGAGAATGGTGCAACCATGTGGAGGCACTCTTGGGTGGCCATTGTGTCAGTCAGAAAAGTTACATCTCATTTCTTTTGAAGGTCCCGTTCCCATGGAAACCGTGTAACACTCGTTCCTTCTGAAATACCATCGTCACTCTGAGCTGCACACGCATGCTGAACGTGAAATAGTCTTCAGCCCCATGAGCCCCTGGTGCCTGCATTAGCTACAGAAAGATTAAAGACTGTCTCTTTTACGTCACAGGGGATATCTGTATTCATGACTCCGCCCACCTGTCTTGAGGCTGCCCACGGGAAAGAGAGAGTAGAGCACAGCTGTGTCCAAATCCTGGACTCATGAGGTTGGATTTTAGGACCAGTGACATCACAGCGCCGTGACGAAGACTGTCCAAATTCAAAGAGTGGTCAGAATGCGGTCTTGAAATCTGTTCTTGTTTCTCTGATTTTAAGAACAGGTGCGGTGTAGTCTCCCCACCTCTATAAATCCTGAGATGCACTGCAGGACCAATGTTGTGAGAAATTCTGTTCCCCTGAAATCTATTCCCCCATGTCAGCAGGCTGCACTTCAGGCTATCTTCACACCATTTGTGATACTTTCATGGGAAAattatgtaatgtaataatgtcatgcttgtgatgtgtttttatttaaatttcctcctaaaaacaataaaaaagtacaataaaaacaTTGTTGTTCACTCTTTTCCAGCaagtttgtcatttttaaaagtaaaaggaTGTAATCTCGCTCAGTTTAAACATCTTTCATCTGAGGTTGTTTAGTCCTCCCATAATGGAAATTAAGTCCTGTGAATTAGGAAATAATTGTTTTTATAGTTATTAAGTTATTAAGGGAAACATAATATTCTAGGGGGACAGAATTTCTCAGCACACCGGTGGTACATCTGCTGTCGCTCTTCAAACAGTAACAAAACAAGGAAAAATTTTAAAACATGTGCGAGGTCCATTTCTGCAGCTTCTTAGTGCGGTAGCCGTTGCTAGGCGACAGGACAACATCTGCTGAAGTAGGGGCGGGACTATTATTTAAGGCcagactgtccaaattcacagccgttaccaTTCGGTCTAACCGGTCAGGGAAGAACACGTTCTCCTGAGACCAATGAGGATGGGTACTCATGAGCATGCAACACCTGAATTTAGACACAGCCCacatctcagctagcagaagctaaccattagcattagcaactccacaacgtaGCAAACTTATTCAGgttcgtgttatttgtggaggtaaaacatcaacattgtattgattaccccaaaaagaagagAGGCAGCaggagagttgtgttgctgttagccaatcagaggtgagatgctcGCAGGTCATGAATATCATTGAGATTCAAGCTTTTTGATTGGTCTAGACACTGGAAGCATGAAGAGTGCTAGGCTAGTTAGGATAACTAGGATTGAACATTTTCAGGGGTTTCATGATGACTCCCATCAGCATCAACAGCATCTTTAGCCTCCTACGAGCCACCGTCCACATGGGTGCACATTCACTTCTTGCACAATAATACTTTATCCTCTTCAACTCAGACCTTTGTTTAATATTTAGAGACACTTGATATTGACCTAaatttttaaaatctttcttttttatttgaagTGTGTCAAAATGTAATTCTATTTGTTTTATTCACGTTTCTGAGTCGACTAATCTGTAATGGCTAGAATAGTTTTGTTCTTTTAAATGACACCAAAAATATGAATTTGGGTCTCAGGTTGATGTGAATAACGTTTGTTCACTGGTTGGAGGCGGACCTGTTCATCGAACTTGTGTTTGTAATTCTTGGGTTTTGACTTCATCAGTAGTTTACATCAGTTATTTGTTCCGATGCGCAGGTCTCCACCGGTTAGATCATTTTTACTGTTGTGTTCAGACAGAAAGCAGGTCACCTCAGCACCCTGAAACCGCCCACCTACCTCGTTTGTGACCTTTGCACCAAAAAGCCACCCGGCTCCTCTGGGACTGATGGCCCAGGTGTCCACATCCTCAGGGTCCGACCACACCAGGTCACAGAACGCTCCTTTGTGGGGAATCTCCTGGTTCCGCTCAATAGTTCTAATCTGGTCCAGAGTCTTGATGTCTGGAGACAGGCCACCATGGACGCACAGGATCTGTTCGTCCAttagctgacacacacacacacacacacacacacacacacacacacacacacacacacacacacacacacacacacacacacacacacacacacacacacacacacacacacacacacacacacacacacacacacacacacacacacacacacacacacacacacacacacacacacactcacacacggctCATGTCGTAGTCAGGGATTAAATCAACCAGTAAGTTCAAAGTGTTGCCTTTCAGGTAAACTTTGCCTTGACAGACACAATCTACACTCTGATACCTGGCATCACTTAGACATGGCAACAAGAAGTGGCCGGCACCGCCACAACAACACGATCTCATCATGGGCCATTTTTTATttcagagtagggttgtcacggtgtgaaaatttaatctcacggttattgtgaccaaaattaccacggttttcagtattatcgcggtattttttttttaaacatgctacattttcacataattaaataaaccctgtatgccaggaaatattgtcctcagtttgtgtctaaattttgtctaaaatgtgttattttgtaattatgttgtttatttgtttacatttttcccctttagtctttaaaataccaatatttgcccataacttcttattttatgtctgtttgatgtcatcattttaaaaatattagaccagatgatactcagtactcaagtagccttctaatcagatacttttttacccttacttgggtAATAaagcctatatcaggaaaatattgtcctcggtttgtgtccttccagtgagctttgcagatgtgggaaaatgtcatcaggcagtaatcattgttaaattcataattattctctgagagagaccaactctcatctgcccctgggagccccgtaatgcatagcgtcatttcaacatgggggtgtccgcgacacggtttatatgcaggtagctgcgctgcggctgctttatatagcgactcgttgcattctccctcaacccaaatcctcgaatCACACATTTAAGCTAAAacgctaacttgccttgcgttgactgtagagttgtgggtgatggtcacgcagatgtgtcatgagatttgaagcgttgctgcctttcacagacactttttctgcacgtgctgcaaacaggatagccgtcttctatcaactgtccctctgcattcttcaaatatccaaaagatgcccatacTTCCAACGTTGTCttatttgagggataataaatgtcctgagcgctgccatctcctcctttggccattatttcagctttagcttcaagaaagttttggttgtaagtgCGCACGTGCCctggcaacttcaccacatgatacggtggctggtaagggtcaccgcgcctacaccgctgccacggtaaacccaccgagatactatttttttttaaaaacaagacagttattattattgtcaacttttttaccggggtttaccgctacaccggttaccatgacaaccctatttCAGTAAAACACAAAACACCAGCAATGTAGAAGAAAACATCTCTACTTACAGCTGCAACTGTTAACATATCAAAAACTTTGGTGCAGTACCGCCAGGCGTTGGCGTTCCCATATTTGGTCTGGCATTCATCTATAAGACATGGTCATATTACAGCTGGGACCCAAAcatctgcagcagctgctcaACATCTTCCATCTCATCTTACCATAAAAACCATACACTTGTGTGATCTGCCTGCTCTCGTGGTTTCCACGCAGCAGTGTGATGCGGTCTGGCCATTTGGCTTTCAGCACCAGCAAATATGTGAATGTCTCCAAACTGTAATACCCTCGGTCCACAAAGTCACCCTGTAGAGGACGGATGTTTGTTACAGACGGTCACAGAAGAAACCTCCTACttagacagagagagacacaaaCCATGAAGATGTAGTTTGTGTCTGGGACCTGGCCGCCGGTTCGGAACAGCTCACAAAGATCATAAAACTAAAACAGAAGCAGATTAAATATTTAGTgcagaacaaaagaaaaacattaaccttcacaataacaaaattaACTAGCGAGAACATTTGAGGTACCTGTCCATGAATGTCTCCACACACCGTCACAGGGGTGGAAACGGGCTGAACGTTGGACTCCTCCAGCAGAAGATCACACACATAATCACACAACCTCTGGACGCGACAACAGACAGAGTTTAGGGTTAACGCTGGGACCAGAAGTCGCTCTCAGCACCTTGTTATAGCCCCACGACACACACGCTACGCCAAAACTGAAAATACAAACTGAAAAACTATTAGAGGTTATAGTTAAGTTATAAAAACCTTACACTAAAGCCTTTAGTGTATAGCTGCTCTGGTGTCAGTACACAGCTAGAAACTGATTGGATGAGATTCTAATTATTTCCGTTTTAATCCTCCAAAAACCACAAATTGTGTTTAAAAGGGTTTGTTTGTATTACAGGTTCATTAACTCAGGTGTGAAGCTGGGCTGACCAAAGGTGGCTACAACGAACATGAGCTGGGTGAAGTCGGTTCTTCAGCAACAGCTTACCTACAAACCCATTCTTGTTTTTGTGTGCTCTAAACCCTTCCGATCCACATAACTGCGTCACCAGAGTTGAAGTAGGACCAGAAATCTGATTAATTTGGTCCAGATATAAATCCGTAGCGTTCGTTTCCCTCAAAACTGCAAACTGATCATAAAATATAATCATCACAGCTTTTAGTGGCTTAGAACACGTCCTACTGACACTGTTCGGGTTTATTCTCTTTCAGGAAGAACAGACGCAGAAACTTCACAGCTCTAACTTACGGTCCAACACAACAGCTAGCAGATGCTAACGCTACCTACTCAGTGTGCTCCAGTAGGAAACGACACACAGAAACAGTCCAGTGATGATGAGGTTCCAACGAAACAAAGTTTGCAAACGTCACATTTACCTTGAGATCATTTTCTGGGAGATATTTGCACTGCTTAGCAATCTCCGCATATTTATCTAAATCCAGCGGCGCCATTATGCCGTTAATGGTTGTTTATGTTCGACTTCCGGCGCCGCATCACGTTT carries:
- the LOC107393462 gene encoding serine/threonine-protein phosphatase 6 catalytic subunit isoform X1 — protein: MAPLDLDKYAEIAKQCKYLPENDLKRLCDYVCDLLLEESNVQPVSTPVTVCGDIHGQFYDLCELFRTGGQVPDTNYIFMGDFVDRGYYSLETFTYLLVLKAKWPDRITLLRGNHESRQITQVYGFYDECQTKYGNANAWRYCTKVFDMLTVAALMDEQILCVHGGLSPDIKTLDQIRTIERNQEIPHKGAFCDLVWSDPEDVDTWAISPRGAGWLFGAKVTNEFVHINNLKLICRAHQLVHEGYKFMFDEKLVTVWSAPNYCYRCGNIASIMVFKDASTREPKLFRAVPDSERVIPPRTTTPYFL
- the LOC107393462 gene encoding serine/threonine-protein phosphatase 6 catalytic subunit isoform X2, with the protein product MGDFVDRGYYSLETFTYLLVLKAKWPDRITLLRGNHESRQITQVYGFYDECQTKYGNANAWRYCTKVFDMLTVAALMDEQILCVHGGLSPDIKTLDQIRTIERNQEIPHKGAFCDLVWSDPEDVDTWAISPRGAGWLFGAKVTNEFVHINNLKLICRAHQLVHEGYKFMFDEKLVTVWSAPNYCYRCGNIASIMVFKDASTREPKLFRAVPDSERVIPPRTTTPYFL